One part of the Cyclobacteriaceae bacterium genome encodes these proteins:
- a CDS encoding dihydroorotase has protein sequence MTERTLIKNISIVNEGQIILSDILIDNGVILKIGRLADITNSNIIDGTGKYLFPGIIDGQVHFREPGLTHKGDLHSESRAAVAGGVTSFIDMPNTFPNVMTIDILNEKYQIASEKSLANYGFFLGVNGDNLDYVINLDTSKLLAVSDDGLYFTQKGNLLADNPETMEKLFANCKSIIAIHSEKEQIVEENENIYREKYGDNVPIELHPIIRSEKACYEATKRAIDLANKHKARLHILHLTTEAETHLFRNDIPLEEKNITTEVSVHHLWFSDTDYKHLGTLIKWNPAIKTEKDKKGLLKALLDDRIDLVTTDHAPHTLDEKQKSYFQAMSGAPIVQHSLNIMLELYKQGQISLEKIAEKMCHNPATLYKIENRGFIREGYFADLSIVDLNSIWTVSKENILSKCGWSPLDGTTFQTKVIHTFVNGNLVYDHGQFNLNAKGQPLTIKQNN, from the coding sequence ATGACAGAAAGAACTCTAATCAAAAATATTAGCATCGTCAACGAAGGACAAATAATCCTCAGCGACATACTTATTGACAATGGCGTAATTCTAAAAATTGGACGGCTTGCAGACATTACTAATTCAAATATTATTGACGGAACAGGCAAATATTTATTCCCTGGTATCATTGACGGGCAAGTTCATTTCCGTGAACCAGGACTAACACATAAAGGTGACCTTCATTCGGAAAGCAGAGCAGCCGTTGCGGGAGGCGTGACTTCCTTCATTGATATGCCAAATACCTTTCCGAATGTAATGACCATTGACATACTTAATGAAAAATATCAAATAGCATCTGAAAAATCGTTAGCCAACTATGGTTTCTTTTTAGGTGTTAATGGTGACAATCTCGATTACGTAATTAACCTCGACACATCAAAACTATTAGCCGTTTCTGATGACGGACTTTACTTTACCCAAAAAGGAAATCTACTTGCCGACAATCCCGAAACAATGGAGAAACTGTTTGCGAACTGCAAATCAATCATTGCTATACATTCTGAAAAGGAACAAATAGTTGAAGAGAATGAAAACATATATCGAGAAAAATATGGCGATAATGTGCCTATTGAACTTCATCCAATAATTAGAAGTGAAAAAGCGTGTTACGAAGCAACTAAAAGAGCAATAGACTTAGCAAACAAGCACAAGGCACGACTTCACATTCTGCATTTGACCACAGAAGCTGAAACACATCTTTTCCGTAATGACATTCCGCTTGAAGAAAAAAATATAACAACTGAAGTATCGGTGCATCACTTATGGTTCTCCGACACAGACTATAAGCATTTAGGAACTTTAATCAAATGGAATCCAGCCATCAAAACAGAAAAAGATAAAAAGGGACTATTGAAAGCGTTGTTGGATGATAGAATAGACTTAGTAACCACAGACCACGCTCCTCACACTTTAGACGAAAAACAGAAATCGTATTTTCAAGCAATGTCAGGTGCCCCAATCGTTCAACATTCGTTAAACATTATGCTTGAGCTCTACAAACAAGGACAAATTTCGTTAGAGAAAATCGCTGAAAAAATGTGCCATAATCCAGCGACACTTTATAAAATAGAGAATAGGGGCTTCATTCGTGAAGGCTATTTCGCAGACCTAAGTATCGTTGACCTCAATTCTATTTGGACAGTTAGCAAAGAAAATATTTTATCAAAATGTGGATGGTCGCCATTAGACGGAACCACATTTCAAACTAAAGTAATCCATACATTTGTAAATGGAAACTTAGTTTACGACCACGGACAATTTAATTTGAATGCAAAAGGACAACCACTAACCATCAAACAAAATAATTAA
- a CDS encoding thioredoxin family protein, with translation MTKSVFYHAGCPVCISAEQDIVSLIGSDKVEIVHLGEQKNRIAEAEAKGVKSVPALLTPNGNVLHLNFGASMADVKG, from the coding sequence ATGACAAAATCAGTGTTTTACCACGCAGGTTGTCCAGTATGCATTAGTGCAGAGCAGGACATCGTGTCGCTTATCGGTAGCGACAAAGTAGAAATCGTTCATTTGGGCGAGCAAAAGAACAGAATTGCCGAAGCGGAAGCAAAAGGCGTTAAATCTGTTCCTGCATTGCTTACCCCAAACGGGAACGTACTTCACCTGAACTTTGGTGCGTCTATGGCGGACGTAAAAGGTTAA
- a CDS encoding DUF2024 family protein, whose amino-acid sequence MKVAVWDTYVTKKDGSVMHFDIIAPDEIRDTSIIYGYGKDYLTSKGQEGQPLTSKECRFCHIETLRAEWEAAIKQKGYFIIEMENCK is encoded by the coding sequence ATGAAAGTAGCAGTTTGGGACACCTATGTAACAAAAAAAGACGGTAGCGTAATGCACTTTGACATTATCGCACCCGATGAAATTAGAGATACATCCATAATTTACGGTTATGGTAAAGACTATCTGACATCAAAGGGGCAAGAAGGACAACCATTAACATCAAAAGAATGTAGGTTCTGCCATATAGAAACTCTACGAGCAGAGTGGGAAGCTGCGATAAAGCAAAAAGGATATTTTATAATTGAAATGGAAAACTGCAAATAG
- a CDS encoding winged helix-turn-helix transcriptional regulator, which produces MKSAFDVNRQNKKVESKIVVALERISEAFRVLLWNESKENALSPIQIQVLIFLLFHSEQQCKVSYLAQEFNMSKATISDSVKLLLKKGLVQKFDDPIDTRSYVIGLTDQGKQTADKSANFAFAIEKPLGSLTEDQKEIILSGLLKLIHELNKAGIITIQRMCFTCSNYQNTNGQHYCKLLQSKLATTDLRIDCPEHELTLN; this is translated from the coding sequence ATGAAATCAGCATTTGATGTAAACCGACAGAATAAAAAAGTAGAAAGTAAAATTGTTGTGGCTTTGGAGCGTATTTCCGAAGCCTTCCGTGTGTTGCTATGGAACGAAAGCAAAGAAAACGCTTTAAGCCCTATTCAAATACAGGTTTTAATCTTCCTGCTTTTTCATAGCGAACAACAATGTAAGGTGAGCTACTTGGCACAAGAATTTAATATGTCAAAAGCTACGATTAGCGATAGCGTAAAACTACTATTGAAAAAAGGGCTAGTACAAAAATTTGATGACCCTATTGACACAAGAAGTTACGTGATTGGCTTAACTGACCAAGGAAAACAAACAGCAGACAAGTCAGCCAATTTTGCTTTTGCTATTGAAAAACCATTGGGTTCGTTGACGGAAGATCAAAAAGAAATTATCCTTTCGGGGTTGCTCAAACTTATTCACGAATTGAACAAGGCAGGTATCATCACCATTCAACGAATGTGTTTTACTTGTTCAAACTATCAAAATACAAACGGACAACATTACTGCAAATTGCTTCAATCAAAATTGGCAACAACAGATTTACGAATTGATTGCCCCGAACACGAATTGACTTTAAACTAA
- a CDS encoding GNAT family N-acetyltransferase: MNFEIQNILQNERVILQPLKEDDFDDLFKVASDPKIWEQHPNKDRWKKEVFKVFFEGALQSKGAYKILEKATHKTLGCTRFYDWDENDKSIFIGYTFYATEYWGKGINASVKRTMLDYIFQFVDRVKFQVGASNVRSHIAITRIGATKIAEQEVAYFGEEAKLNFIYQILREELKQNKSE, from the coding sequence ATGAATTTTGAAATCCAAAATATTTTACAGAATGAAAGAGTAATTCTTCAACCATTAAAAGAAGATGATTTTGACGATTTATTCAAAGTTGCATCTGACCCTAAAATTTGGGAACAGCATCCCAATAAAGACCGTTGGAAAAAAGAAGTATTCAAAGTTTTTTTTGAAGGTGCATTGCAGAGCAAAGGAGCATACAAAATTTTAGAAAAAGCTACACATAAAACTCTTGGTTGCACCCGTTTTTATGATTGGGATGAAAATGATAAAAGTATTTTTATTGGTTATACCTTTTATGCTACAGAATATTGGGGGAAAGGGATAAACGCATCGGTTAAGCGTACAATGTTGGATTACATTTTTCAATTTGTAGATAGAGTAAAATTTCAAGTTGGAGCATCTAATGTAAGGTCACATATAGCCATAACCCGAATTGGTGCAACAAAAATAGCTGAACAGGAAGTTGCTTATTTTGGAGAAGAAGCGAAGCTCAATTTTATTTATCAAATTCTTAGGGAAGAACTCAAACAAAATAAAAGCGAATGA
- a CDS encoding AAA family ATPase, whose product MNVHEIIIIDREKVELSEILMDEENRFAIHQLIKEYKYIDELKKYGLPVNNKILLYGSSGCGKTTTAKAIANSLGKPLNILSLSNVVQSRIGETSQNLKMVFDKVARENSVLFLDEFDQIGKMRSNDDRDVGEMRRLVNTLLQLIDYLPERALLISATNHLEILDKALVRRFQVVVKFEMPNKKSLDDYYDKILVSMPEHLANINRKYEISFAEAKDYAFTTIKSLLIEELEAELQTQLLG is encoded by the coding sequence ATGAACGTTCACGAAATCATCATAATCGACCGAGAGAAAGTAGAATTATCAGAGATTCTAATGGATGAAGAAAATCGTTTTGCCATTCATCAACTCATAAAAGAATACAAATACATTGATGAGTTAAAAAAGTATGGTCTACCCGTAAATAATAAAATTTTGCTTTATGGCAGTTCGGGCTGTGGCAAAACCACAACAGCTAAAGCCATTGCAAATAGTTTGGGTAAGCCTTTAAACATTCTTAGTTTGAGTAATGTAGTGCAATCAAGAATTGGGGAAACTTCTCAAAATCTAAAAATGGTTTTTGATAAAGTGGCAAGAGAAAATTCGGTATTATTTTTAGACGAATTTGACCAAATAGGTAAAATGCGAAGCAATGACGATAGAGATGTGGGCGAAATGCGAAGGCTTGTTAATACACTTCTACAACTCATTGATTATTTGCCCGAAAGAGCATTACTTATTTCTGCTACCAACCATTTAGAAATCTTAGACAAAGCACTTGTTAGACGTTTTCAAGTAGTAGTAAAATTTGAAATGCCTAATAAAAAATCATTAGATGATTACTACGACAAAATTTTAGTTTCAATGCCTGAACATTTAGCAAACATCAATCGCAAATATGAAATTTCTTTTGCCGAAGCCAAAGACTACGCTTTTACAACAATAAAATCGCTTCTAATTGAAGAATTGGAAGCTGAACTTCAAACTCAATTATTGGGATGA
- a CDS encoding YggS family pyridoxal phosphate-dependent enzyme has product MNEIIQNIAVIHNRIKSACTNCGRDSQGVKLLLATKTVSAEKILIALQTGENLIAENKLQELKEKYKTLKATPHQTHFIGHLQTNKIKEVIKYANCIQSLDRIELAEKLQKRLEFEDKTIDVFVQVNTSYEESKFGIAPEKALDFALQVQQLERLHIKGLMTIGLFSAETEKVRKCFKLLKNIQNQMLEKNIPVHELSMGMSGDLETAIEEGSTIIRVGTAIFGKRPYPDSYYWNEKK; this is encoded by the coding sequence ATGAATGAGATAATTCAAAATATTGCAGTTATTCATAATCGGATAAAATCCGCTTGCACCAACTGTGGTAGAGATAGCCAAGGTGTAAAACTTCTGTTGGCAACAAAAACAGTTTCGGCCGAGAAGATTTTAATTGCACTGCAAACAGGCGAAAACTTGATTGCAGAAAACAAACTACAAGAGCTAAAAGAAAAATATAAAACGCTAAAAGCCACACCGCACCAAACCCATTTTATTGGGCACTTACAAACAAACAAAATTAAAGAAGTAATAAAATATGCTAATTGTATTCAATCGCTTGACAGAATAGAATTAGCAGAAAAATTACAAAAGCGTTTAGAGTTTGAAGATAAAACGATTGATGTTTTTGTGCAAGTAAATACATCGTACGAAGAAAGCAAATTTGGCATTGCACCAGAAAAGGCTTTGGATTTTGCTTTACAAGTTCAGCAACTTGAAAGACTGCACATAAAAGGTTTGATGACGATAGGACTTTTTTCGGCAGAGACAGAAAAAGTCCGTAAATGTTTTAAACTTCTTAAGAATATCCAAAACCAAATGTTAGAGAAAAACATACCTGTTCACGAGTTATCTATGGGTATGAGTGGCGACCTTGAAACAGCCATTGAAGAAGGGTCAACCATTATTCGGGTTGGAACAGCCATTTTTGGCAAAAGACCTTATCCCGACAGTTATTATTGGAACGAAAAAAAATAG
- a CDS encoding type 1 glutamine amidotransferase: MKSLRIHYLQHVAFEGLGYIETWANENNHILTATKFYEDFVLPEIADFDWLIVMGGPMGVYDELEFSWLEEEKLFIKKSIEAEKKVVGICLGAQLIACCLGAEVMKAKNKEIGWFPVFPTDQCKKLSWFYELFKDNPIVFHWHGDQFEIPTNCSNILVSEANTNQAFSYGDNVIGLQFHLEVSEQTTELMLENGKSNLINSRFVQSLSDIEKGIQHIGHCNKIMKAILEQLSK; encoded by the coding sequence ATGAAATCATTACGAATACATTATTTACAACACGTAGCCTTTGAAGGATTAGGCTATATAGAAACTTGGGCGAACGAGAATAATCACATTTTAACGGCTACAAAATTTTATGAAGATTTTGTTTTGCCTGAAATTGCCGATTTTGATTGGTTGATTGTAATGGGTGGACCAATGGGCGTTTATGATGAACTTGAATTTAGTTGGTTAGAAGAAGAGAAATTATTTATCAAAAAAAGCATTGAAGCAGAGAAAAAAGTAGTAGGCATTTGTTTGGGTGCTCAATTAATTGCTTGTTGTTTGGGAGCAGAAGTGATGAAAGCTAAAAACAAAGAAATTGGGTGGTTTCCTGTATTTCCGACTGACCAGTGTAAAAAACTTTCTTGGTTTTATGAACTATTCAAAGACAACCCAATTGTTTTTCATTGGCACGGAGACCAATTTGAAATTCCCACCAATTGCTCAAACATATTAGTATCAGAAGCAAATACCAATCAAGCATTCAGCTATGGCGACAATGTAATCGGCTTACAGTTTCATTTGGAAGTAAGCGAACAGACTACTGAACTGATGTTAGAAAATGGAAAAAGCAACTTGATAAATTCTCGTTTCGTTCAATCTTTGAGCGACATAGAAAAAGGCATACAACATATCGGACACTGCAATAAA